From the Cystobacter ferrugineus genome, the window GCCCACAACTGCCGGCCCTCCACGCGCCGCACGTCCCCGGGCGCCAGGCGCAAGAGGCGCTCCACGTTCTCGCCCGCCACCGCGAACGTCTGGCCGCTCACCAGCACCAGCAGCACCCGCAGGGTGCTCAGCGTGAGGGGCACGTCCAGCACGAAGCGCGTGCCCCGGCCGGGGACGAAGGACACGTCCACGCTGCCGCGCAGCGCCTCCACCTGCGAGCGCACCACGTCCAGCCCCACCCCGCGCCCGGACACCGCCGTCACCGCCTCGGTCGTGGTCAGGCCGGGCATGAAGATGAGCCGCGCGTCGCCCGCGTCGTCCAACACCGGCAGCCCGCGCGCGCGCGCCTTCTCCCGGATGGCCCCCAGGTCCAGTCCCCGCCCGTCGTCCTCCACCACCACCTGCACCCGCCCGCCGCGCAGCCGCGCCGTCAGCGACACCACGCCTTCCTCGGGCTTGCCCGCCTCGCGCCGCACGGACGGGGCCTCCACGCCGTGCGCCACCGCGTTGCGCATCAGGTGCAGCAGGGGCTCGCGCAGCCCTTGCAGGAGCGAGCGATCCAACTCCAGCGCGCCGCCGTGTACCTCCAGCCGCACCTGCTTGCCCGCCGCGCGCGCCAGGTCCCTCGCGTTGCGCTCCATGCCCGCGCACCCCTCGGCGAAGGGCAGGGTGCGGGCGCGCCGCACCTCCTCGTCCAGTCCGCTCGTGGCCTGCAGGAGCGTGCGCCGGTCCGCCGCGAGCGCCCGGCCGAGCTGCGCCAGCCGCGTCTCCAACCGCCGCGCCACCAGGGCCTCCGCGCCGGTGAGCCGCTGGCGCAGGTGGGTCAGCTCCTCGCTCACCGTCTCCAGCGCTTCCACCCGGCCCTCGAGCCGCAGGCCCGCCACGCGCAGCTCGCCACTGCGCGCCAGGAGCGCGTCCAGCTTCTGCGCCGACACGCGCACCGGCAGCCCCTCCGTGGCCGGAGTGGAGGACTCCGGCGGCGCCGTCTCCGGAGCGGCGGGGGGCGTGGGGGAGGGGGTCGCCGGGCGCGCGGGCTCCGCCGGGGTGGGCCCGAGTGCCCGGGCGCGCAGGGACTCGGGGGACTGGGCCGCTTCCTCCAGCCGGGGCAGCAGCTCCTCGAGGGGGGTGCCCTTCAAGTCCTGCTTGGCGGCGAGCCTGCGCCCCGCGTCGTCCAGCGCGTCCGCGGTGGCGAAGCACAGCTCCATCAGCTCCGGGTGGGCCGGGCCCTGGTTGTCCACCGCGGCCAGCACTTCCTCCAGCCGGTGGCACGCCGTCTCGATGAGGCCCACGCTCACCGCGCGCGAGGCGCCCTTCACGCTGTGCACCGTGCGCAACAGGGAGTTCATCAGCTCGCCGGCCCGCGCGGGGGTCGTGGCCTTCTCCAGCGCGAGCAGATCCCTGTTGAGCGCGGCCACGTGCCCCTCGAGCTCCTCGAGGAACGTGGCCATCAGGGCCTGGGCGAGGCGGTCGCGGTCCATCGTCATGCGGCGCGTCCGTACCCGCTCAGCAGGCCCTTGAGCTTCTGGCCCATTCCGTTGAGGTCCTGCATGGCGCGCTCGGTCTGCCGGGTGCTGGTGAGCGTCTGCTGGGTGGCCTGGCTCACGTCGCGCATGGCCTGGCGGATCTGCCCGATGCCGGTGGCCTGCTGGTTGGCGGAGGCGGAGATCTGCGCGGCGGTGAGCGAGGCCTGGCCGAGCAAATCCCCCAGTGTCTGGATGGTGCTGCCCGCTTGAGACACCACGCGCGTGGCGGTCACGACGCTCTTGGTGCCCTCCTCCGTGGTCATCACCGCGCCCTGGGTGGCCTTCTGGATCTGCCCCAATATCTGCCGCACCTGGGCGGTGGCCTTCTTGGACTGGTCCGCGAGCGCCTTCACCTCGGCGGCCACCACGGCGAAGCCCCGGCCGTGCTCTCCGGCGCGGCTGGCCTCGATGGAGGCATTGAGGGCGAGCATGTGCGTCTGCTCGGAGATGTCGTTGACGGTGGTGATGATGTCGCCGATGGCCTGGGCCTGCTCGGCCAGGGCGAGGATGCGCGAGGCGATGGACTCCACCTGCTCGCGCACGGCGACCATGGACGTCACCGCCTCGTCCACCGCGCGCCGGCCATTGCGGCCCACCTCCTCGGCATGGCGCGCCGACTCGCTCACCGTGCGCGCGCGCCCCGCGGCCTCCTCGGACGTCTGGGCGATCTCCTCGACGGTGCTCACCGTCTCGGCCACCGCGCTGCCCTGCTCCTGGGCGCCGGCCACCTGCTGCGTGGTGCTCACCAGGATTTCCGACGTGGTGCCCGCGAGCTGGTTGACGAACTCGGCCACCGTCCGCAGGGTGTGCTCGCGCTCCGCGGCCTGTTTGGCCAGCAGCGCCTCGGCCTGCTGGCGCCGCTCGGCCATGGTGTTGAAGGCGGTGGCCAGCTCCCCCGTCTCGTCGTCGTTCACCACGTCGATGCGGTGGGCGAAGTTGCCGCGGCCGATCTGATCCGCGCCCGCCACCAGCTTGTCCATCGGGCCGGTGATGCTCCGGGTGATGAACCAACTGCCCAGGCTGACGATGAGGAAGCCGAGGAGCGTGCCCACCGCCAGCACCCAGATGCTGCGCTGGGCGCTCTGCTTCGCCTGCCGCTCGTTGTCCACCCAGCGTTGATCCTCGATGCGCAACATCTCGTCGAGCAGCCGCCGGATGTTGTCCATGTCCTCCTTGCCCTGGCCGGAGCGCACGACCTCGAGCCCCGCGTCGGTTTTGCCCTGCTGGCGCAGGCTGATCGTCCTGGCCAGCTCCGCGAGCTTGTTGTTCACCAGGGGCTCGAGCCGGGCGAGCCGGGTCTGCTGCATGGGCTCGTCGCGCAGGTAGTCGCGCAGTTCGGAGATGTTGGCGTCCAGGTTCTTGCGCGCCTGGTTGTAGGGCTCCAGGTAGCTGGTGTCTCCGGTGAGCAGGAAGCCGCGCTGGCCCGTCTCGGTGTCCACCAGGTTGGCGATGACCTCGCGCATGAGGCGGGCTTGTTCGCGGCTCTCGAGCAGCAGGGCCGTCGTCTGGGTGATCTGCTCCGCGCCCTGATAGGCCACCGAGGCCACGGCGAGCAGCGCCAGCAGCGACAGGCCGAAGCCGAGGGCGATCTTCTTCCCGATGCTCATGTAACCCTTTCCTCGGAGAGGTCGAAGAAGAGGCGACCATCGCCCAAGAGCGCGTCCCCCTCCAGCACGATGAGCCCCTCGCGGGTGATGCCCGACACGAGCGTTCGCTCCTGTCCATTCAGCGCCGCGGGAGGTGGCAGGAGCGCGTCACGGGTGAGCGAGAACACCTCCTCCACGCGGTCGACGCGCAGGCCCAGCTCCGCGCGGCTCGGGCCCAACACCAGCACGGGGCCGTGTTGGGTGGGGGCGGGCCGGCCGAACAGGGGCGCCAGCTCCACCACCGCGAGCACCTCGCCGTGCAGCAGGGTGACCCCGCGCAGTTGCGGGGGCGCGCCGGGCAGGAGCACGCGCTGCTCCGAGGTACGCAACACCTCGCGCACGAAGCGCGTCTCCAGCGCGTAGTCCTGCTCATCCACGTGGAAGAGGATGAGCTCGAGCTGGTGGCCCGGCGCGGCCGTGGGCGTGGCGGTGCGGGCGAGCTGCCGCGCGCGCTCGTCGAGCACCGCCAGCTCCTGCTCGGGATCGGGCTGGAGCGAGGCTTCGGCCGAGGCGGCGAGCCGCCCCAACGTCTGGTAGGCCGCGCTCCAGTCCAGCCCGCGCCGCTTCATGTACTCGTCGTCAGGCATCAGCTCTTCTCCTGGGAGTCACCCAGCCGCTGGAGCTCCTCACGTGCCACGCGCAGGAGCCGGTCGGCGCGCTCGCCGTCGGCCAGGGGCACGGGCTGCTCGGGAGGCAGCGCCGCGCACAGGCCGGCGGCGGTGGAGAAGGCGCGCCGCGCTCCCTCCAGCTCGCCCTGGCGCCGCAGGATGTGGCCCAGCATGAGGTGCGCCACCGCCAGGCCCGGCTCCAGGTAGAGCGCCTGGCGCGCGGCGCGCTCGGACTCGCGCAGCTTTCCCTGGCCCAGCAGCACCAGGGACTCGAGGTAGCGCGGCTCCACGGCCAGCGGGTGGCGCTCGCTCGCCTCGGCACAGGCGCGCAGGGCGGCCGGCGCGTCGAAGTTGGCCAGGGCGCGGATCGCCACCCCCGCGGCCTCCACGTCGTTCGCCACCGCCGCGGCCAGTCGCGCCGCCTCGCGCCAATCACCCCGGGCCAGCGCCTGTCGGGCCTCGTCCAGGCCCCCCACGGAGGCCGCGGGCGGCGGCGCGGGCGGAGGGAGCGGGGCGGGCGGGGGCGGCTCGGGAAGAGGAGGTGGCGCGGGGGCCGGCTCGGGCAGCGGGGGAAGGGCCGCGGCGGGAGGTGGGGGAGGAGGGAAGTCGGACGAGGGCGGCACCACCTGGAGCGGGGTGTGGCGGAAGGAGCGCAGCCGGGTGGGCCGGGTCGCGTCCGGGCGGTGGTAGACGATGCCCCACTCGGTGACGATCGTCTCGAAGGGGGCGAGCCCGTTGAGCGCGGGATCCGAGGGGCCGGTGATGAGGAAGCCGCCGTCGGCGAGCGTGGCATGGAGCCGCCGGGCCACGCCCTCGATGGTGGGGCGGTTGAAGTAGATGAGGACGTTGCGGCAGAAGATGATGTCCATGCCCCACACGCCCTGGGTGGTGGAGGGCCAGGAGTCCTCGGCGAGGTTGAGGTAGCCGAAGCGCACGTGGGAGCGCACCTCGGGGGCGAGCCGGTAGCGCTTGCCTTCCGGGTGCAGGTAGGGCCGCATGTGCTCGGTCCACGGGCCGCGCAGGGACCACTCGCCGTAGCTCGCCTCCTCGCAGCGCGCGAGCGCCGCGCGCGACACGTCCGTGCCCAGCACCTCCATGCGCTCGTGGCCCTCCTTCATCAGGAGCACCGCCAGCGAGTAGGGCTCCTCGCCCGAGGAACAGCCCGCGCTCCACCCGCGCACCACGTGCCCCTCGCCCCGGTGCTGGCGCAGGTCCGGCAGCACCTCCTGGCGCAGGAAGTCGAAGTGCTCGGGGTTGCGGAAGAAGTACGTCTCCCCCACGGTCAGCTCGACGAGGAGATCATCCAGGGCGGCGCGGTCCGTCTCCAGCCGGGGCAGGTAGGCGGTGAAGTCCTCGGCGAGTCCCGCGCGGGCCATGGCCCGGTCGATGCCCTCCAGGGCGGCCGCGAGGCAACTGGGCGTGAGCAGGCCGGCGCGCGCGGCGACGAACTCGAGCACCGCGGTGTAGCCCCAATGCCGCCAGGGGGGCGTGGAGTCGCTCACCGTGTGGCACCCTCCGAGGTGAGGGCCTCCTCCAGCTCGAGCGCCTCCGCTTCCGACAGGAAGGTGCGCAGGTCATGCAGGAGCACGAGCCCGTCGGGCAGCTTCACCACCCCGGCCACGTAGCCCACGCCGGGCAGCTCCCGGGGCGTCGTGTCCAGGGCTTCCGGCTCCAGGGGTTGCATGCCCTCGGCGCGATCGACGCGCAGTGCCATGACGCGGGGCCCCGCTTGGGTGATGATGAAGTGGTCGGAGGGCAGCAGGCGGCGGGCGGGCAATCGGAAGCGGCGGCGCATGTCCAGCACGGGGACGAGCTCTCCGCGCAGGCTGAACAGGCCCTCCACGATGGAGGGGGCCCGGGGCAGGGGGGTGAGGCGGACGGCTCGGACCAGCTCGCGCACGTCCTCCAGGGGCAGTGCGTAGCGCTGCGACTCCAGCGTGAAGAGTAGGATTTCGCGAGCGGGGGGCGACGCCATCGGCCTCTCATCCTATGCAGTCCGGCGGTGGAGTGCCTACCTCGATGGCTCGGGAGGAAGCGGCCCAGGCACGAAGATGGCATGCGTGCGTTCAGTGGATGAAGCTGTGATGATGTCTCCGGGGCCGCCATCGCCGGGTCTCGAATCGTTGGCTTTTCGACACGCGCTGTTGCACGCTTGTCGTACTGTCCTACCTTCCCGCCTTCTCCGCTGAAAGTGAGCGGTCCCCATGCTTCCTGCCTGCGCATCCGTGCTCGTGGTCGAAGCCCAGCTCGACGTGCTCGAGGCCATCCAGGCGGCCTTGGAGTTCGACGGGTATGGGGTGGCCGCGGTGATTGGCGCGAGGGGCGCGCTCGAGGCGCTGGAGCGGATGGGGCGGCCGGGGCTCGTCTTGTTGGACGAGACGTTGCCGGAGATGGAACGCGCGCGGCTCATCCGGTTCATCCGCCAGGAGCCGGCGCTGCGCTCGGTGCCCATCGTCCTGCTGTCCGTGGACGAGCACATCCGCCTTCCGGAGGTGCAGGCGGTGCTGCGCAAGCCCTTCAACCTCGACCGGCTGTACACCGTCGTGAGGACGTACTGCGAGACGCGGCGGGAGGTGGAGGAGGGCCCCGCGCGTACCGCGTCCGCCGAGGCCTCGGGGCCCGAGGACGAGGTGGGAGCGGCGGGGCGGCGGCGGGGCGTCCAGACGTAGGGCCGGGCTTCAGCGCAGGGACTCCAGCTCCGCGAGGCGCGTCTGCACCTGGGCGGGCTGCTCCGCGTCGGAGAGGCGCGCGGCCAGGCCATGGCTGGCCAGCCGCGCCACGTGGGCCAGCCGCATGAGCCGGTGCGTGCGCTGCTCCCCGTCCACGAGCACCACGAGCAGCCGCAGGGGCACGCCGTCCGGAGTCTCGTCGGGCAGGGGCTGGGCCAGGGTCACCAGGGCGGCGAGCGGCGGGGTGTTCTCCACGAAGGCATGGGGCACGGCCACCCCGTTGCCCACGGCGTTGGAGGCCTCGGCCTCGCGCCGCCGCAGCTCCGCCACGAGCCGGGACGCGCTCACCCCGGGTAGATCCGCGGCGAGCCGCCCCGCCGCCACGTCCAGCGCGTCCTCCAGCGCGGAGCACGTCAGGCGCAGCACCATGCGGCCGGGGGTGAGCACCGGGCCCAGTCCCGGCGCGGGCGCGTCCGGCCAGGGCGCGGGGGCGGGAAACTCCGCGTCCAGGAAGGCCCGGACGCGCAGCAACTGCTCGGAGGTGAGGCGCCGGCGGGAGATGTCCATCAGGAGCGCGGTGGCGCCGGGCACCTCCTCCAGGTAGTTGGCCACGAAGGGGCTGAGCCGGTGCGCCACGTCCATGAGCAGCGTGGGGGGCACGTCCAGCTCACGGGCGATGGCGGCGAGCCGCTCGGGCGTGGGCACCGCGTCCACGCCGTTCTCCACGCGGCTCAGGTAGGCGCTGGACACGCCGATACGGCGCGCCAGGTCGCGCAGGCTCAGGCCCGCGTCCACTCGCAACAAACGGAGGGTGGCTCCTGGGTGCATGGTGTCGGGGGTGCTCCGTTTTCGGGTGCTGGGGGTCAGGAGGCACCGCCGCCAGCCCGCAGGGGCTCGGCCGGCGGGGCGTTGGTGCCGGTCAGGGGGGTGGTCTCGGCGGCGGGCTTCTCGGCGGGCTTCGGCTGGCGCACGACGAGCAGCGACAGGTTGGAGTCACGCACGAGCCGCTCGCGCTGCAGGCCGAAGAGGTGGCCCTCCAGGCCCCACTCCGCGCCCACGCCCACCACCATCAAGTCGTAGCCGTGGGCGGCCTCGGCCAGCACGGCGTCCTCGGGCGAGGCGTGCGCCACCACCTTGAGGTGCACCTGGCTGGAGGCCCCGGGGAAGAGCTCGTCGACGAGCAGCCGCGCGGGCGTGCGGCCCGGCTGCGGCGTGGGCGACGTCACGTGGAGGATCGTCACTTCCGCGCCCGCGCACTTGAGCAGCCGCCGCGCCAGCCCCAGCGCGGCCCGGTCATGCCGGCTGCCGCTGTAGGGCACCAACACCCGGCGCACGTTCTCCAGGCCCCGGTCCACCAGCACCGCCACGTCCGAGGCCGCCTCGCTCATCACCTCGTGCACGGTGCCACCGAGCACCGTCTGGCCGAAGAGCGGCTTGTGCCAGCCGAGCACGATGAGGTCGGCGCGCTTGGCCTCGGCGGTGCGGCAGATGTCGAGCCCGGGCTCGGCGGACACGAAGGACAGCGGACGCACCTCCAGGCCCGTGCGCCGCGCGCGCGTGAGCAGCGCCGCCATGGGGCCCTCCTCCCCCGCGCGTTGCTCCACGTGGGGCTCCGGCGTGTGCTTCAGGTGGAAGGAGGCGCGCTCGGTGGGGGGAATGAGGTGCAGGGCGTAGAGCGCGCCAGGCGCCTCTCCGCCGGTGAGTGCCCGTCCGAGCGTCACCATGCCCGCGCCCGCCTGGCCATGCGACACGCACATGAGCAGGGTGAAGGGCTGCACGGTGGGCAGCGTCAGCGGCGGAGGCGTGACGGCGCGCTCCAGGGCGATCTGCTCCGGCGGATAGATGACGCGCAAGAGCGGCGTGGTGAGGAACGTGGTCACCAGCGCCATCACCACCATCATCGTGAAGAGCGTGGGCGAGATGACGCCCAGGTCCAGGCCGAGGTTGAGCACGATGAGCTCCATCAGCCCGCGCGTGTTCATCAGGATGCCGATGGCACCCGCCTCGCGCCAGTTCGAGCCCGTCAGCCGGGCCGCCACCGCGCTGCCGCCGAACTTGCCCAGGCACGCCAGGAGGATGATGAGGCCGCACATGAGCCAGTGGTCGGTGGTGTTGAGCAGGCCGATCTGCGTGCGCAGGCCGCTGAAGGCGAAGAAGAGCGGCAGGAGCAGCACCACCGCCACGTCCTCCAGCTTCTCCGCGAGCGCCTCGGCCAGGCCTCCCTCCTTGGGGATGATGGCGCCGAAGAGGAAGGCGCCGAAGAGCGCGTGGATGCCGATGAGCTCCGTGGCGAAGCTCGAGGCGAGCAGCATCATCAGCGTGAGCGCCATCACGTTCTGGTTGAGCCCCTCGCGGCTGGCCACGCGCGCGCCCAGCCGGGCGAGGAAGGGCCGCACCGCGCCCATCATGAAGGCGATGTAGCCGAGCGCGACGAGCGTCGTGATCGCCGCCTCGGCGAGGTTCGTGGCCCGCACGATGGAGACGACGAAGGCGAGCAGGCACCACGCCGTCACGTCGTCCACCGCCGCGCAGGTGATGGCGAGCGCGCCCACCTTCGACTGCATCAGCCGCCGTTCGGTGAGGATGCGCGCGAGCACCGGAAACGCCGTGATGCTCATCGCCACGCCCATGAAGAGCACGAACGAGCTGAAGGGCACCGACGGGTCGCTCAGCCGCGGGTAGAACCACAGCGCCGCTCCCGCGCCCAGCGCGAAGGGCACCACGATGCTCGTGTGGCTGATGACCACCGAGGCATGGCCCCTCCCCTTGAGCAGCCGCGGATCCAGCTCCAGTCCGATGAGGAACATGAAGAGGATGAGCCCGACCTGGCTGAGCATCTTGAGCACCGGCATCGAGCTGACCGGAAACAGCGTGTCCATGGCCGAGGGCCACAGCCACCCGAGCAGCGATGGGCCCAGGAGGATGCCGGCCAGCACTTCGGCGATCACCAGCGGCTGGCCCAGCCACCGCCCCGCCCGCCCCAGCAGCCGCGACAGGCCGATGATGACGATGAACTGGACGATGAGCAGACCGACCGCACTGAGGGTAAAGGCGTGCACTCGGATCCTCCTGGCGGGTTAGGTGTTAAGTGAGCACTTACCAGCCGCTGGCCGGACGCGTCAACCCAGGGGAGGTGGGGGCAGGTGAGGATGGATGCGGGGCAGCCGGACGGTGAACGTGGTTCCCTTGTCCGCGCTGGAGCTCACGTCCAGTTGGCCACCGTGGGCGAGCACGATCTGCCGCACGATGTAGAGCCCGAGCCCGAGCCCATCCCGGTTGGAGGGCCCGGTGCCGGGGCCGCGGCGGAAGGGCTCGAAGAGCACGGGCAAGAGCTCCGCGGGAATGGGGGGCCCATGGTTGTGGACGGTGAGCACCACGTCCTCCACGCTCTCGCCTCGCAGGGTGACGCGCACGGGCTTGCCCTCGGGGCTGTAGTGGACGGCGTTGCTCACCAGGTTGGAGATGACCTGGCTGAGCCGTCCCGCGTCCCACTCGCCCGCGCCGTGCCCGCGCACGCGCAGGCACACGCGCGCGCCGGGCATGGACATGCGCGCCTCTTCCACCGCCTCGCGGCAGATGGCGGCGAGGTCCGCCACCCGCGGCTGCACGGGCATGCCGCCGCCCAGCCGGCCGCGGGTGAAGTCGAGCAACTCGCCGATCATCCGCGCCATCCGCTCGGTGCTGGCGCGGATGCGTCCCACCATGCGGTGCTCGCTCTCGTCCAGGTGGCCGGAGCGGTCGAGCACGCGGGCCGACAGGTCGATGGCGCCCAGGGGGTTGCGCAGGTCGTGCCCGACGATGCCGAGGAAGCGCTCGCGGAACTCGGCGGCCCGGCGCAGCCGCTCGAGCGACTCGGCGCATCGGCGCTCCATCTCCAGGCGCTCGGTCTCGTCGCGCGCGGTGAGCACGGCGCCCGCGGACGAGCCATCCGGGTGGTACAGGGGAAAGGCGGTGCCGCTGAGGATGCGCAGGGTGCCATCCGGGCGGCGCACCATCCAGCGCGCGTTCCTCACGTGCTCGCCCCGGAGGGCGCGGTAGAGCGGCAGCTCCTCCAGGAGCAGGGGACGGCCGTCCAGGGAGAGCAGGCCGAAGGTGTCCGTCCAGTCCCGGGCGTGCACCTCCCGGCGCGACACGCCATGCTGGCGCTCGGCCTCCGCGTTGAAGATGCGCATGAGCCCCCGCTCGTCCGCCATCATGATGGCGTCCCCACTCTGCTCCACGAGCAGCTCCAGCACCGACGCCCGCTGCCCCCCGGCGTGGGACGTGGAGGGCTCGCGGGAGGGCGAGCGCTCCGGCTTCGCGCGGGCCCGTGCCCGCGGCCAGGGCGGGTGGACGAGCCAGTCGCCCACCATCCCGGTGAGGTCGTTCATCGCCAGGTAGCCATGGGAGAGCACGGTGAGCAGCCGTTCCATGCGCGAGCGCGCCTCCTCCCGCGAGTCCTCCTGGCGCGAGGGCCGCTCGGGGCCGACTAACGGGCCTGCTCCAGGCGTCATCACTCCGTGTAGGGGGAGGGGGTGTACCGGGGGGGCGGCGCTCCAGGGCCCCGGCCGCGCCAGTGCCGGCTGGGGGATGGCGAGGGAGCCACCGCCCTGCCGAAGGGTCCTGAAAGCCAGGAAAATGACACCCGCGACGGCCTTTTTCATTCGTGCGGGACAACGTCCGGAGCGTCGGAATCCGTACCCTGGGTGTCAGGAGGAGGGCAGCGACGAAGCTCGCCCGTCAGGAGGGCTGGACCTCTCCCCGATTCCAGGCATCGTGTGGGACATGGTTCGTCACGTCATCGTCGTGGGCGCGGGGCCCGGGGGCTTGTCGGCGGCAATCAACCTGGCGGGCCTGGGCTTGAAGGTCACCGTGGTGGAGAAGGACCCGGTGCCCGGGGGCCGGATGAAGGGGCTCACCCTCGGGGATGCGGGCGAGTACGCGCTGGACACGGGGCCCTCCATCCTCCAGCTCCCCGGGGTGCTCGAGCGCATCTTCACGCGCGCGGGCAAGCGCATCTCCGACTACGTGAAGCTGGTGCCGCTGGACACCAACACCCGGGTGCACTTCTGGGACGGCACCCACCTG encodes:
- a CDS encoding chemotaxis protein CheW, whose translation is MASPPAREILLFTLESQRYALPLEDVRELVRAVRLTPLPRAPSIVEGLFSLRGELVPVLDMRRRFRLPARRLLPSDHFIITQAGPRVMALRVDRAEGMQPLEPEALDTTPRELPGVGYVAGVVKLPDGLVLLHDLRTFLSEAEALELEEALTSEGATR
- a CDS encoding methyl-accepting chemotaxis protein — encoded protein: MSIGKKIALGFGLSLLALLAVASVAYQGAEQITQTTALLLESREQARLMREVIANLVDTETGQRGFLLTGDTSYLEPYNQARKNLDANISELRDYLRDEPMQQTRLARLEPLVNNKLAELARTISLRQQGKTDAGLEVVRSGQGKEDMDNIRRLLDEMLRIEDQRWVDNERQAKQSAQRSIWVLAVGTLLGFLIVSLGSWFITRSITGPMDKLVAGADQIGRGNFAHRIDVVNDDETGELATAFNTMAERRQQAEALLAKQAAEREHTLRTVAEFVNQLAGTTSEILVSTTQQVAGAQEQGSAVAETVSTVEEIAQTSEEAAGRARTVSESARHAEEVGRNGRRAVDEAVTSMVAVREQVESIASRILALAEQAQAIGDIITTVNDISEQTHMLALNASIEASRAGEHGRGFAVVAAEVKALADQSKKATAQVRQILGQIQKATQGAVMTTEEGTKSVVTATRVVSQAGSTIQTLGDLLGQASLTAAQISASANQQATGIGQIRQAMRDVSQATQQTLTSTRQTERAMQDLNGMGQKLKGLLSGYGRAA
- a CDS encoding response regulator codes for the protein MLPACASVLVVEAQLDVLEAIQAALEFDGYGVAAVIGARGALEALERMGRPGLVLLDETLPEMERARLIRFIRQEPALRSVPIVLLSVDEHIRLPEVQAVLRKPFNLDRLYTVVRTYCETRREVEEGPARTASAEASGPEDEVGAAGRRRGVQT
- a CDS encoding PAS domain-containing sensor histidine kinase, whose protein sequence is MERLLTVLSHGYLAMNDLTGMVGDWLVHPPWPRARARAKPERSPSREPSTSHAGGQRASVLELLVEQSGDAIMMADERGLMRIFNAEAERQHGVSRREVHARDWTDTFGLLSLDGRPLLLEELPLYRALRGEHVRNARWMVRRPDGTLRILSGTAFPLYHPDGSSAGAVLTARDETERLEMERRCAESLERLRRAAEFRERFLGIVGHDLRNPLGAIDLSARVLDRSGHLDESEHRMVGRIRASTERMARMIGELLDFTRGRLGGGMPVQPRVADLAAICREAVEEARMSMPGARVCLRVRGHGAGEWDAGRLSQVISNLVSNAVHYSPEGKPVRVTLRGESVEDVVLTVHNHGPPIPAELLPVLFEPFRRGPGTGPSNRDGLGLGLYIVRQIVLAHGGQLDVSSSADKGTTFTVRLPRIHPHLPPPPLG
- a CDS encoding hybrid sensor histidine kinase/response regulator codes for the protein MDRDRLAQALMATFLEELEGHVAALNRDLLALEKATTPARAGELMNSLLRTVHSVKGASRAVSVGLIETACHRLEEVLAAVDNQGPAHPELMELCFATADALDDAGRRLAAKQDLKGTPLEELLPRLEEAAQSPESLRARALGPTPAEPARPATPSPTPPAAPETAPPESSTPATEGLPVRVSAQKLDALLARSGELRVAGLRLEGRVEALETVSEELTHLRQRLTGAEALVARRLETRLAQLGRALAADRRTLLQATSGLDEEVRRARTLPFAEGCAGMERNARDLARAAGKQVRLEVHGGALELDRSLLQGLREPLLHLMRNAVAHGVEAPSVRREAGKPEEGVVSLTARLRGGRVQVVVEDDGRGLDLGAIREKARARGLPVLDDAGDARLIFMPGLTTTEAVTAVSGRGVGLDVVRSQVEALRGSVDVSFVPGRGTRFVLDVPLTLSTLRVLLVLVSGQTFAVAGENVERLLRLAPGDVRRVEGRQLWAGPEALIPLSTLAQVLGLPAGTPHPHLSALLLSSGEVHAVLAVDEVVAEQEVLIRGLGPRIRRARHVSGMAVLPDGRLAPLLNAPSLVRAAEGRTAAGLFPAAAAPTARRRVLLADDSMTTRALEQSILEAAGYEVLVCSDGQEAWERLQTEGADALVSDVEMPRMDGFTLTEAVRNSPRFGRLPVVLVTARSSPEDKTRGLQVGASAYLVKSAFDQSHLLETLRQLL
- a CDS encoding chemotaxis protein CheW, which produces MPDDEYMKRRGLDWSAAYQTLGRLAASAEASLQPDPEQELAVLDERARQLARTATPTAAPGHQLELILFHVDEQDYALETRFVREVLRTSEQRVLLPGAPPQLRGVTLLHGEVLAVVELAPLFGRPAPTQHGPVLVLGPSRAELGLRVDRVEEVFSLTRDALLPPPAALNGQERTLVSGITREGLIVLEGDALLGDGRLFFDLSEERVT
- a CDS encoding helix-turn-helix domain-containing protein produces the protein MHPGATLRLLRVDAGLSLRDLARRIGVSSAYLSRVENGVDAVPTPERLAAIARELDVPPTLLMDVAHRLSPFVANYLEEVPGATALLMDISRRRLTSEQLLRVRAFLDAEFPAPAPWPDAPAPGLGPVLTPGRMVLRLTCSALEDALDVAAGRLAADLPGVSASRLVAELRRREAEASNAVGNGVAVPHAFVENTPPLAALVTLAQPLPDETPDGVPLRLLVVLVDGEQRTHRLMRLAHVARLASHGLAARLSDAEQPAQVQTRLAELESLR
- a CDS encoding CheR family methyltransferase: MSDSTPPWRHWGYTAVLEFVAARAGLLTPSCLAAALEGIDRAMARAGLAEDFTAYLPRLETDRAALDDLLVELTVGETYFFRNPEHFDFLRQEVLPDLRQHRGEGHVVRGWSAGCSSGEEPYSLAVLLMKEGHERMEVLGTDVSRAALARCEEASYGEWSLRGPWTEHMRPYLHPEGKRYRLAPEVRSHVRFGYLNLAEDSWPSTTQGVWGMDIIFCRNVLIYFNRPTIEGVARRLHATLADGGFLITGPSDPALNGLAPFETIVTEWGIVYHRPDATRPTRLRSFRHTPLQVVPPSSDFPPPPPPAAALPPLPEPAPAPPPLPEPPPPAPLPPPAPPPAASVGGLDEARQALARGDWREAARLAAAVANDVEAAGVAIRALANFDAPAALRACAEASERHPLAVEPRYLESLVLLGQGKLRESERAARQALYLEPGLAVAHLMLGHILRRQGELEGARRAFSTAAGLCAALPPEQPVPLADGERADRLLRVAREELQRLGDSQEKS
- a CDS encoding cation:proton antiporter: MHAFTLSAVGLLIVQFIVIIGLSRLLGRAGRWLGQPLVIAEVLAGILLGPSLLGWLWPSAMDTLFPVSSMPVLKMLSQVGLILFMFLIGLELDPRLLKGRGHASVVISHTSIVVPFALGAGAALWFYPRLSDPSVPFSSFVLFMGVAMSITAFPVLARILTERRLMQSKVGALAITCAAVDDVTAWCLLAFVVSIVRATNLAEAAITTLVALGYIAFMMGAVRPFLARLGARVASREGLNQNVMALTLMMLLASSFATELIGIHALFGAFLFGAIIPKEGGLAEALAEKLEDVAVVLLLPLFFAFSGLRTQIGLLNTTDHWLMCGLIILLACLGKFGGSAVAARLTGSNWREAGAIGILMNTRGLMELIVLNLGLDLGVISPTLFTMMVVMALVTTFLTTPLLRVIYPPEQIALERAVTPPPLTLPTVQPFTLLMCVSHGQAGAGMVTLGRALTGGEAPGALYALHLIPPTERASFHLKHTPEPHVEQRAGEEGPMAALLTRARRTGLEVRPLSFVSAEPGLDICRTAEAKRADLIVLGWHKPLFGQTVLGGTVHEVMSEAASDVAVLVDRGLENVRRVLVPYSGSRHDRAALGLARRLLKCAGAEVTILHVTSPTPQPGRTPARLLVDELFPGASSQVHLKVVAHASPEDAVLAEAAHGYDLMVVGVGAEWGLEGHLFGLQRERLVRDSNLSLLVVRQPKPAEKPAAETTPLTGTNAPPAEPLRAGGGAS